The Gambusia affinis linkage group LG11, SWU_Gaff_1.0, whole genome shotgun sequence genome contains a region encoding:
- the gulp1a gene encoding PTB domain-containing engulfment adapter protein 1 isoform X3, whose translation MNRAFNRKKDKSWMHTPEALAKHYIPYNAKFLGNTEVEAPKGTEVVKDAVRKLKFQRHIKKSEGQKIPKVELQISIYGVKILDPKTKDVQHNCQLHRISFCADDKTDKRIFTFICKDSESNKHLCYVFDSEKCVRAFSFLFPNPGGCATFQVNRVFQAEEITLTIGQAFDLAYKKFLESGGKDVETRKQIGGLQKRIQELETENTELKKQLQELEEQLMIAHVPPPPDAAGESFLLHRPSSLFWFHSVSSLSCLEISSVTLTPMSSPDSSVSAGILTPPPAKHAPPLPPPLPPKAGEACSIPRPRAGSVSVKLQSTDVFDMVPFSTVTPLVPSRASNGCPPPPPTSLPPDMSKDLFGAEPFDPFTCGAADFPPDIQSKLDEMQEGFKMGLTMEGTVFSLDPLDSRC comes from the exons TTCCTGGGAAACACGGAGGTGGAAGCCCCGAAAGGCACCGAAGTCGTGAAGGATGCAGTGAGGAAGCTGAAG TTTCAGAGGCACATCAAGAAGTCGGAGGGCCAGAAGATTCCCAAAGTGGAGCTTCAGATCTCCATCTACGGAGTCAAGATCCTGGACCCCAAAACCAAG GATGTGCAGCATAACTGTCAGCTGCACCGGATATCCTTCTGCGCCGACGACAAGACGGACAAACGGATATTCACCTTCATCTGCAAAGACTCGGAGTCCAACAAACACCTCTGCTACGTGTTCGACAGTGAAAAATGTGTACgtgcttttagttttttgtttccaaaccCTGGAGGCTGTGCGACGTTTCAGGTGAATCGTGTCTTTCAGGCGGAGGAGATCACCCTCACCATCGGCCAGGCCTTCGACTTGGCCTACAAGAAGTTTCTGGAGTCTGGAGGGAAAGACGTGGAGACCAGGAAGCAGATCGGCGGGCTGCAGAAGAGA ATTCAGGAACTGGAAACGGAAAACACTGAGCTGAAGAAACAActgcaggagctggaggagcagctgatgaTCGCTCATGTGCCACCA CCGCCGGATGCGGCGGGCGAATCCTTCCTGCTGCACAGGCCGTCCTCTCTCTTCTGGTTTCACAGCGTGTCGTCGCTGTCCTGTCTGGAGATTTCCTCCGTCACGCTAACGCCCATGAGCTCTCCGGACTCCAGCGTCTCCGCGGGGATACTAACCCCTCCGCCTGCTAAACacgctcctcctcttcctcctcctcttcctcctaaAGCCGGCGAGGCCTGCAGCATCCCGCGGCCTCGT GCGGGTAGCGTCTCGGTGAAGCTGCAGTCCACGGACGTTTTCGACATGGTTCCCTTCTCCACGGTGACGCCGCTGGTTCCCAGCAGGGCCAGTAATGGCTGCCCTCCGCCACCGCCGACCTCCCTGCCACCCGACATGA GTAAAGATTTGTTCGGAGCGGAGCCGTTTGACCCGTTCACCTGCGGCGCGGCCGACTTCCCTCCAGATATCCAGTCGAAGCTCGATGAGATGCAG GAGGGGTTCAAAATGGGACTGACCATGGAGGGCACCGTCTTCTCTCTGGACCCGCTGGACAGCCGCTGCTGA
- the gulp1a gene encoding PTB domain-containing engulfment adapter protein 1 isoform X8 — translation MNRAFNRKKDKSWMHTPEALAKHYIPYNAKFLGNTEVEAPKGTEVVKDAVRKLKFQRHIKKSEGQKIPKVELQISIYGVKILDPKTKDVQHNCQLHRISFCADDKTDKRIFTFICKDSESNKHLCYVFDSEKCAEEITLTIGQAFDLAYKKFLESGGKDVETRKQIGGLQKRIQELETENTELKKQLQELEEQLMIAHVPPAGSVSVKLQSTDVFDMVPFSTVTPLVPSRASNGCPPPPPTSLPPDMSKDLFGAEPFDPFTCGAADFPPDIQSKLDEMQEGFKMGLTMEGTVFSLDPLDSRC, via the exons TTCCTGGGAAACACGGAGGTGGAAGCCCCGAAAGGCACCGAAGTCGTGAAGGATGCAGTGAGGAAGCTGAAG TTTCAGAGGCACATCAAGAAGTCGGAGGGCCAGAAGATTCCCAAAGTGGAGCTTCAGATCTCCATCTACGGAGTCAAGATCCTGGACCCCAAAACCAAG GATGTGCAGCATAACTGTCAGCTGCACCGGATATCCTTCTGCGCCGACGACAAGACGGACAAACGGATATTCACCTTCATCTGCAAAGACTCGGAGTCCAACAAACACCTCTGCTACGTGTTCGACAGTGAAAAATGT GCGGAGGAGATCACCCTCACCATCGGCCAGGCCTTCGACTTGGCCTACAAGAAGTTTCTGGAGTCTGGAGGGAAAGACGTGGAGACCAGGAAGCAGATCGGCGGGCTGCAGAAGAGA ATTCAGGAACTGGAAACGGAAAACACTGAGCTGAAGAAACAActgcaggagctggaggagcagctgatgaTCGCTCATGTGCCACCA GCGGGTAGCGTCTCGGTGAAGCTGCAGTCCACGGACGTTTTCGACATGGTTCCCTTCTCCACGGTGACGCCGCTGGTTCCCAGCAGGGCCAGTAATGGCTGCCCTCCGCCACCGCCGACCTCCCTGCCACCCGACATGA GTAAAGATTTGTTCGGAGCGGAGCCGTTTGACCCGTTCACCTGCGGCGCGGCCGACTTCCCTCCAGATATCCAGTCGAAGCTCGATGAGATGCAG GAGGGGTTCAAAATGGGACTGACCATGGAGGGCACCGTCTTCTCTCTGGACCCGCTGGACAGCCGCTGCTGA